The genomic window CGAGGTCCGAAGGAGGTGCGGGTCAGGCCGCCGTCCCCGTGACGCGGCGTACCCGATCGCCATGGCCGAATCCCCCGTATCCCCCGTATCCCCTGAATCTCCCGTACTGGACGCCGCGCATCTGCACTGCCGCTCCCTGGAACAGACACTCGGCCGGCTCCGCCGCGACGGCCTCGGCCGGATCGCGGAGTGGGGCGGGCTGCTCGCCGACGTCCTGGCGACCGGCGGCCGACTGCTGGCGGCGGGCAACGGCGGCAGCGCCGCCCAGGCGCAGCATCTGACCGCCGAACTGGTGGGCCGCTACCGCCGGGAGCGGCCGGCGTACTCGGCGATCGCCCTGCACGCGGAGACCTCGACGGTGACGGCCATCGGCAACGACTACGGCTTCGACCACGTCTTCGCCCGGCAGGTCTCCGCCCACGGCCGCCCCGGCGATCTGCTTCTGCTGCTGTCCACGTCCGGCCGCAGCGCCAACCTGATCACCGCGGCCGTCACGGGCCGCCGGGCGGGCCTGCGGGTCTGGGCGATGACCGGGCCCTCGCCCAATCCCCTGGCCGCCGCCGCCGACGAGACGCTGGCCATCGACGCCGACAGCACGGCGACCGTCCAGGAGGCCCATCTGGTCGCGGTGCACCTGCTGTGCGAGTGCTTCGACGCCGCCCTCGCCGAGCCACCGCTCGGGTCCGCCGTCGGCGCCGGGGCCCGGCGCCCGGTGCCGGCCCGGGGGAGGGTGTCGTGACCGGGCGCGGGCCGCTCGTGGTCGTCGGGGACACCCTGCTCGACGAGGACATCGAGGGCACGGCCACCCGGTTGTCGCCGGACGCGCCCGCGCCCGTGGTGGACGTCACCGGCAGCCGGCTCCGCCCGGGCGGAGCCGGACTCGCCGCCGCGCTGGCGGCCGGGGACGGCCGGGACGTGCTGCTGGTGACCGCGCTGGGCGACGACGAGGCCGGCGACGCCGTGCGCCGCGAACTGCGCGGCCGGGTCCGGCTCGTCGAACTGCCCCTGGACGGCACCCTCCCGGTGAAGACACGGGTCCTCGCGGGCGGCCGCCCCGTCGTCCGGGTGGACCGGGGCGGTGGCACGCCCGGCACGGCGGGCGCGGCCGTGCGGGAGGCGCTGGAGGGGGCCGCCGCGATCCTGGTCGCCGACTACGGCCGGCGCACGGCGGACGCCGTACGGGACCGCCTGGCGGCCGTCGCCCCCCGGACGCCCCTGGTGTGGGACCCGCACCCCAAGGGCGGCGCCCCCGTGCCCGGGGCGCGGCTCGTCACGCCGAACGCGGCCGAGACGCGGGCCCTGTGCCCCGGCGAGGAGACATCGGTGCGCACGGGCGTCGCCCATGCCGACCGCCGGCACACGGCGGGAGCCCCGACGCCGCACGCGGGGCGGGCGCTGCCCGCCGACGAGGACGCCTCGCTGCGGGCGTACGCCGAGCGGGGCGCCGAGCTGGCCGACCGCTGGCGGGCGGCGGGGGTGGCCGTGACGCTGGGCGAGCGGGGCGCGCTGCTGACCGGTTCCGGCGGTGGCACGCCGATGCTGGTTCCGGCGCCCTACCGGGCCGTGGGCGATCCGTGCGGCGCGGGCGACTGTTTCGCGGCCGCGACGGTCGCGGCGCTCGCGGACGGCGCGCTCCCGGAGGAGGCGGTCCAGCGGGCGGTCGCCGAGGCCGCCGCGTTCGTCTCGGCGGGCGGCGCGGGCAACCCGGCGCTGTGGCGCGCGGGGCACGCCGCCCAGCCCGTGGACGAGCCGGGCGCCGACGCGTTCGCGCTGGTGGAGCGGGTGCGGGCGCGTGGCGGCACGGTGGTGGCCA from Streptomyces sp. DSM 40750 includes these protein-coding regions:
- a CDS encoding D-sedoheptulose-7-phosphate isomerase yields the protein MAESPVSPVSPESPVLDAAHLHCRSLEQTLGRLRRDGLGRIAEWGGLLADVLATGGRLLAAGNGGSAAQAQHLTAELVGRYRRERPAYSAIALHAETSTVTAIGNDYGFDHVFARQVSAHGRPGDLLLLLSTSGRSANLITAAVTGRRAGLRVWAMTGPSPNPLAAAADETLAIDADSTATVQEAHLVAVHLLCECFDAALAEPPLGSAVGAGARRPVPARGRVS
- the rfaE2 gene encoding D-glycero-beta-D-manno-heptose 1-phosphate adenylyltransferase translates to MTGRGPLVVVGDTLLDEDIEGTATRLSPDAPAPVVDVTGSRLRPGGAGLAAALAAGDGRDVLLVTALGDDEAGDAVRRELRGRVRLVELPLDGTLPVKTRVLAGGRPVVRVDRGGGTPGTAGAAVREALEGAAAILVADYGRRTADAVRDRLAAVAPRTPLVWDPHPKGGAPVPGARLVTPNAAETRALCPGEETSVRTGVAHADRRHTAGAPTPHAGRALPADEDASLRAYAERGAELADRWRAAGVAVTLGERGALLTGSGGGTPMLVPAPYRAVGDPCGAGDCFAAATVAALADGALPEEAVQRAVAEAAAFVSAGGAGNPALWRAGHAAQPVDEPGADAFALVERVRARGGTVVATGGCFDLLHAGHVGLLESARRIGDCLIVCLNSDASLARRKGPGRPLTPQADRARVLAALGSVDAVVVFEEDTPEALLRRLRPDVWVKGGDYAVQDLPEAEVLRAWGGQAVVLPYLDGRSTTLLARRAARAAVPVGPSKTRGR